GCCGAAAAGTCCGGCAGCGGCGTGCTCTCCGCGATCGGTATCAGCAGATCGAATTTTCGCACGGTGCGGGTAGGATCGATGCCGAAGACCATCTTCACCGCCGGTTCCGTGCTGGACCTGAAGATCCCGAGCACCGCCTCTGAGTGCTCGGTCACCAGCCATTCCTCGCAGCGGTAACCCATCTCTTCGAAACGTTTCTCGATCAGCTTCTCGACGATTTGCAGTCCTCGGCCCGAGACCCGAAGCTGGATCCAGTGGTCGGGACGGATTCCGGTTATATCCTCGAGGTCGGTCAGGCTCGAGCGTCGGTACGCGGCGACTCGCACCGGAACGTCGCACCGGTTCGTGAGAAAGACGTCGCAAAGAAACGCTTTCACGAATTGGCGCACGCATGGATCCCTCCACGGAACGGCCGGAAGGTCGGCCGGTATCGTAACGAAAACCGGCGGCCCGAGCCCGGCGTGGCCCCGGGAGAAATTTGCAATGACGTTCTCGATCAGCTCCGCTAGGTCTATCCGGTCCATGAGATCCTCCAATGTCTGTGTCTTCGCCGCTTGCTGTTCTCGAAGCCCCGAGCCCGATGCGACGCGGGCTTCCGGCGCGACCCGGTCGAGCACGGAAGGGCTCAGCGCTGGGGTTCATCGTATGCTGCGCGGATGAAGCGAGAATAAAGCCGGGATGAAATCGGGATGAAGCTCTCCGAAACCGAGAAGGGGCCGGAGATCTCTCCGGCCCCTTCTCGACGGCGAGATCGTTATCTGGACGCCTCCGCCACGGCCGGGGCGGAGGATCCTCCCAGGCGAATCTCCAGGATTCGGGAGATCGGAGCCGGGCCGAAGTCGTCCTGCCGGTCGCTTCCCTGCCAGTTCAGGAGAAGCGTTTTTTCGTCGAGAAAAAGGAAGCCTGTGGGTTCACCGGTGTCGGCGCCGAGCCCGAGATTGGCGTCAGCCATGTCGAGCAGGCGCTCAAAGTGGTCCGCGACCCCATCGCCGTTCTTGTCCGCCGTAGCGATCCACAGGCTATCGTTCGGGTTGCCGCCGTCTTGGGAAATGTAGACGCGTCCTTCGTTGTCCAGGCCGAGGTTGTCCGGGTTGCCGAATACGGGAGCGAGAATGCGGAGCTGCGCGTTCACCGTGTCGGCATCGACGAAGACCGACCAGTCGCCGGTGTCGGGGTTGAGGCGGATGACGTGACCGGCGCGGTTGCGGGCGCCGTTGAAGGAAATCGGGTTGCCCCCGGCGTCGACCGTGTTGCCCGCAGCGTCGACCAGGCAGCGGCCCGCGTCGACGACGCACGATTTCTCTGTCACGGCTATGTAGAGGTTGCCCGTGTTGTCGTCGAACTCGAAATCCTCCGGGCGTTCCCAGAGGCTGATCGGGCTCAGGTTCGTGTCCGCCCAGCAGCGGATCACGTCCGGGTTGTCGGCGGCCACCACGTCGGCGGGGATCGGTAGCCACCGCCTGGCGAGAAAGTCGAAAGCCGCGAGAGTGCCGCCGTTCGCCTGAAGGTCGCCGAATTTTTCGGGCTTGCGCCCGGGAATGAATCGATAGACGGCGCCGCCCCGGCGCGGAGTTCCGTCGGCGCAGGTGAAGCTCTCGACGCGGGGAACGGCGCTCCAAGCTCCGCCGCCGCGCTGCTCGTCGCCCAGAAAGATGGCGTAGTTCGCCGGCAGCCGCTGGATGGCGATGCCTTCGTGCGAGAAGGAGCCCATGGCCTTGATCCTGGAAAGCGCGCCGGGCCGCAGAGGATCGACCTCAAGGATATGGCCGGCGCGCGCAGGGGTGTTGAAGGTCGCGCTTGGTGCCTGGCTCCACTCCTCGCCGCTCAGCACCGTGCCCCACGGAGTCGCCTTGACGGGATCGGTTCCGGAGGTGTGTTTGTTCTCGTCGTAACGCTCATCGACCGCGGTGTTCTTCGGGGCAATCAAGAAGGAGAACTCGCCGGTCTTCAGATTCCACGCCGAGATCGCCCCCAGCCCGAGGCCACGGTTGACGCCGTCGTAATCGTCGGGGGACGCCAGAGGAAAACCCGGGATGTCGCCTTGCTGGCCTTGCGTGCCGGAGGGGAAGATCTCGTGCGCCATCACGACGATCCTCTCGCCCTTCACCTTGACCAGATCCATCATGTCGAGGGTGACGTAAAGACGGCTTGCCGGGTCGGGATCGGAGGGGTTGACCACCTTCAACACTCGGGTCGCGGAAACGGTGGGCACCCGCGGGCTTGCGCCCGCGGCCAGCGCCCCTCCAGGCTGCATCCAGAGGGCGACGCCGAACAACGTCAAGCCCCCGATCATCGTCTCGAAGCGCATCCGTTGCATAACCCATCCTCCTTCGGAAGAAATTTTGCCGCAGGGTAGGAGCCGCCGTTTAATCGACGGTGAAGGGATAATGAAGAGGCGGTGAATTTTCGCGCCCGGACCCGGCTTTATCTGTCCCTGGAGATTTGCTAGTGCTGGTGGAACTCTCGAGCGCGGGGATGAAGATCAACTTCTGGTCGCTGATCGGCCTTTCCCGGGAGTCTCCCGAATCGAAGAAAAGGCTCGCGGTCGTCGCCCTGCTCTACTTCATCCAGGGAGCTCCGGCGGCGATCCTGTGGGAGGCGCTGCCGGTCTATTTTCGCATGAACGGCGTCTCGCTGCGGACCATCGGCGGCCTTCGGTTGCTGGAGCTTCCGTACTCGCTCAAGGTCTTCTGGGCGCCGCTCGTCCACCGCTACGGCGACCGGCGCATCTGGATTCTCTGTTGCCTGTGCGGGATCGCCGGGGTGCTGTTCGCGCTGCCGTGGGTCGACGCGGCGTCGGCCGGAGGCGTCGTCTTGCTGTTGATCCTGGCGCTGACCACTCTGTCGGCGACGCAGGACATCGCCATCGATTCCTACTCGGTGGCGCTGGTACCGCGCGAGGAGGAAGGAAGCGCCAACGGCGTGCGCGCTTCCGCGTATCGTGTCGCTCTGGTGCTGGTCGGCGGCGGGCTCGTCTTCCTCGCCGCGCGATGGGACTGGAGCTCGCTTTTCCTCCTCGCGGGCGCGGTCTTCGTGATCCTGGGGTTGCTGTCCGCCTCGGTCCCGCGGCTCGACGTCGCGCGCGAGGCGCGCGAGCGCTGGCTGCGCGGTTTCGTCGACTGGGCGGGCAGCTGGCGGGTCGTGCCCCTGATGCTGTTCGT
The sequence above is a segment of the Candidatus Zixiibacteriota bacterium genome. Coding sequences within it:
- a CDS encoding alkaline phosphatase PhoX, with the translated sequence MQRMRFETMIGGLTLFGVALWMQPGGALAAGASPRVPTVSATRVLKVVNPSDPDPASRLYVTLDMMDLVKVKGERIVVMAHEIFPSGTQGQQGDIPGFPLASPDDYDGVNRGLGLGAISAWNLKTGEFSFLIAPKNTAVDERYDENKHTSGTDPVKATPWGTVLSGEEWSQAPSATFNTPARAGHILEVDPLRPGALSRIKAMGSFSHEGIAIQRLPANYAIFLGDEQRGGGAWSAVPRVESFTCADGTPRRGGAVYRFIPGRKPEKFGDLQANGGTLAAFDFLARRWLPIPADVVAADNPDVIRCWADTNLSPISLWERPEDFEFDDNTGNLYIAVTEKSCVVDAGRCLVDAAGNTVDAGGNPISFNGARNRAGHVIRLNPDTGDWSVFVDADTVNAQLRILAPVFGNPDNLGLDNEGRVYISQDGGNPNDSLWIATADKNGDGVADHFERLLDMADANLGLGADTGEPTGFLFLDEKTLLLNWQGSDRQDDFGPAPISRILEIRLGGSSAPAVAEASR
- a CDS encoding MFS transporter, whose product is MLVELSSAGMKINFWSLIGLSRESPESKKRLAVVALLYFIQGAPAAILWEALPVYFRMNGVSLRTIGGLRLLELPYSLKVFWAPLVHRYGDRRIWILCCLCGIAGVLFALPWVDAASAGGVVLLLILALTTLSATQDIAIDSYSVALVPREEEGSANGVRASAYRVALVLVGGGLVFLAARWDWSSLFLLAGAVFVILGLLSASVPRLDVAREARERWLRGFVDWAGSWRVVPLMLFVLTYKLGEFAIGPMVKPFWVDYGRNIWPSHEELMFQIGLVPTTLGIALSVLGALAGGAFIARFGVFRGIWLLGLLQAFSNLGYSLVDWLDLGRFGLYGASVFESFSGGLGTAAFLTFLMNVCQKEHATVQYAFLSSVFALTGRLVGAASGLGAERYGYGNYFALTFLMSAPAYLLLPWVKPWIHDAAEGRTDTVRSAR